A DNA window from Ipomoea triloba cultivar NCNSP0323 chromosome 10, ASM357664v1 contains the following coding sequences:
- the LOC116032791 gene encoding uncharacterized protein LOC116032791, translated as MEKKQLNFNAPLISVRRMSSIVSQPEEVIRKTIGKAPPNRLQSLPVLKCKRDMGEVTKPAAVPFVWEQTPGRRKAENERKTYAYEEPSTTPKLPPGRMRDSIRFYSGERPRSQNIYNAQPWNDHAALLDSLVESMYTKGESDGESGDDAYSDAIDTLSPSESLSLNCSISGLSGYQGLDVKPSGAFSVDVQTRDFMMSRFLPAAKAVVLETPQYVPKKELVVAEQPKPPVKKVSPVEKKPLPIQKYEPHIISHYSKYTENIASESEDEMDENVTEKQHKRSGLSWKLFPRLCVKNSLCLLSPLPGMRSRSRAPSPAPTPPPPAKDIKRLTRNGYSGPLNMPRKAYSGPLDKQVCEAMYNKRFHPLSGELYKVADNKRVSNQLPGYGDLYRSDGLSPHRNSRSGAISPYRNVAPRSPFNEGARFLGVPREVEKASGYVQDTPRKSTGKIASDSQGSVDEKTVYVDSVNNVEIPRSDLASSKPKSAVTGSNENLKKLIRNIRVEENRAAKSCTQHVKGQNVVDVRRKFNPESLELAEKVLASTTCVSKLRGLTEKKDASKLNSDSNQQFGSSELAIVCTNTGNEDNSSESPLPPPLPKSPSESWLWRTLPSVPLQNQQKPRSNATKTATKWETIVKSSNLHHDHTRYSEELVPHSSRQQKRV; from the exons ATGGAGAAGAAGCAGCTGAATTTCAATGCCCCGCTTATATCAGTGAGGAGAATGTCGTCGATTGTGTCTCAACCCGAGGAAGTGATTAGGAAGACGATTGGGAAGGCGCCCCCGAACAGGCTGCAATCTCTGCCTGTGCTAAAGTGTAAGCGGGATATGGGCGAGGTGACTAAACCGGCTGCAGTTCCATTTGTGTGGGAGCAAACTCCCGGGAGGCGGAAAGCTGAGAACGAGAGGAAAACGTATGCCTATGAGGAGCCTTCGACTACGCCAAAGCTGCCTCCAGGAAGGATGCGGGATAGTATAAGATTCTATTCGGGCGAAAGGCCTCGTAGCCAGAATATTTACAATGCTCAGCCCTGGAATGATCATGCAGCTTTGTTGGATAGCTTGGTCGAGAGCATGTACACAAAAGGGGAATCCGATGGGGAAAGCGGGGATGATGCTTATTCCGATGCAATCGACACGCTATCCCCGAGTGAATCTTTGTCGTTGAACTGCAGTATAAGTGGCTTGAGTGGCTACCAAGGCCTAGATGTAAAACCGTCTGGAGCCTTTTCTGTCGATGTGCAGACACGAGACTTTATGATGAGCCGGTTTTTGCCTGCAGCGAAGGCCGTGGTTTTGGAGACGCCTCAGTATGTTCCAAAGAAGGAACTCGTAGTAGCTGAGCAACCTAAGCCCCCGGTGAAGAAGGTTTCCCCGGTCGAAAAAAAGCCTCTGCCTATCCAGAAATACGAGCCTCACATTATATCACATTATAGTAAGTATACAGAGAACATTGCTAGTGAAAGTGAAGATGAAATGGACGAAAACGTGACTGAGAAACAACACAAGCGGTCGGGTTTATCTTGGAAGCTCTTCCCCCGGCTTTGTGTAAAGAACTCTTTGTGCCTTCTAAGTCCTTTGCCGGGAATGAGAAGTAGATCACGAGCTCCTTCACCCGCACCTACACCTCCACCGCCAGCTAAAGACATAAAAAGGCTAACCAGAAATGGTTACAGTGGACCCCTTAATATGCCCCGAAAAGCATATAGTGGACCTCTTGACAAG CAAGTTTGTGAGGCCATGTACAACAAAAGATTTCATCCCCTATCGGGGGAGCTGTATAAAGTTGCTGATAACAAAAGGGTGTCTAACCAGCTGCCTGGTTACGGGGATTTATACAGATCAGATGGACTGTCTCCACACAGGAACTCCCGAAGTGGTGCAATATCTCCCTACCGAAATGTTGCTCCACGATCACCGTTTAACGAAGGTGCTAGGTTTCTAGGAGTACCTAGGGAAGTCGAGAAAGCCAGTGGTTATGTTCAAGATACTCCTAGAAAGAGCACAGGTAAGATAGCCTCGGATTCACAAGGTAGTGTTGATGAGAAAACGGTATATGTAGATTCGGTTAACAATGTAGAAATTCCACGTTCTGATTTGGCATCTTCGAAGCCCAAGAGTGCTGTTACTGGCTCTAATGAGAATCTAAAGAAACTAATAAGAAACATACGAGTTGAAGAAAACCGAGCTGCTAAATCTTGCACTCAGCATGTCAAAGGCCAGAATGTCGTAGATGTGAGACGAAAATTCAACCCCGAATCTTTGGAGTTGGCTGAGAAGGTGCTAGCTTCTACCACGTGTGTATCGAAGCTCAGAGGCCTTACAGAGAAGAAGGATGCTTCGAAACTAAATTCAGACTCCAATCAACAATTCGGTTCGTCAGAATTGGCAATTGTGTGCACCAATACGGGCAATGAAGATAACTCCTCAGAATCTCCATTACCCCCGCCCTTACCCAAGTCGCCTTCTGAATCGTGGCTTTGGCGTACACTACCTTCTGTTCCTTTGCAGAATCAACAGAAACCGAGATCAAATGCTACCAAGACTGCTACCAAATGGGAGACGATTGTGAAATCTTCGAATTTACATCACGATCACACCCGCTATTCTGAG GAACTTGTTCCTCACAGTTCTCGTCAGCAAAAAAGAGTTTAG